A stretch of Methanosphaerula palustris E1-9c DNA encodes these proteins:
- the radB gene encoding DNA repair and recombination protein RadB, translated as MEYKLNSGNSDLDRLLGGGYEPRIITQYFGEPAGGKSTLCQIAAVSCLRSGKAVVYIDTEGFSTERFRQIAGDETDALAENLFLFEPLDFEEQGLMIGNTEQVLKSKESGLVVMDSATALYRTDLERGQDALRALTRQMVCLLGLSRKYDLPVIITNQIYTDPGTNRVSGLGGNALEHISKVIVQVEKTDSQRRARLVKHRSKPEGAVLDFVITEDGIRTVDLP; from the coding sequence ATGGAGTATAAACTGAACAGTGGAAACAGCGACCTCGACCGGTTACTCGGTGGGGGATATGAGCCGCGGATCATCACCCAGTACTTCGGAGAGCCCGCCGGCGGAAAGAGTACGCTCTGTCAGATTGCAGCCGTTTCATGCCTTCGGTCCGGAAAAGCGGTTGTATATATCGATACTGAGGGGTTCTCGACCGAGCGGTTCAGGCAGATCGCCGGGGACGAGACCGATGCCCTCGCCGAGAACCTCTTCCTCTTCGAACCCCTCGACTTCGAGGAGCAGGGGCTGATGATCGGGAACACTGAGCAGGTGCTCAAGTCAAAGGAGAGTGGTCTCGTCGTTATGGACTCGGCGACGGCCCTGTACAGGACAGACCTGGAGCGGGGGCAGGATGCCCTGCGGGCCCTGACCCGGCAGATGGTTTGTCTGCTCGGTCTCTCCCGCAAGTACGACCTCCCGGTGATCATCACCAACCAGATCTATACGGACCCGGGGACAAATCGGGTCAGCGGCCTCGGTGGCAATGCACTCGAACATATCTCCAAGGTGATCGTACAGGTCGAGAAGACGGACAGCCAGCGGCGGGCACGACTCGTCAAGCACCGCTCGAAACCTGAGGGAGCTGTCCTCGACTTCGTCATCACCGAGGACGGGATCCGCACCGTCGACCTCCCCTGA
- the larC gene encoding nickel pincer cofactor biosynthesis protein LarC, which yields MRVLFFDPLHGAAGDMVTGALLDCGADQSLVIQAMRSVVGEPTISIVDRAGIRAVHVVTHAGPAPRTLEQVLAIVRAADAPEEAIRMAEGVYHRIHTAESAIHGDHAHFHEVGADDAIADVLGACTALHSLHLEGVVVLPVLLGTGTVDGAHGRYPLPAPATLALIEDGRLEVLFSGEEGETCTPTGAALLAAFQTISRQQVASFRVERIGYGAGTRNPEKTPNVLRVMLVETGEVTSGDTVDLLETNVDDVTGEVLANTLSHLIDAGARDASAAPLLMKKGRAGYLIRVICSPDRSGALARVMAEELGTLGVRCSPLIHRFVAERAIEQVTTRVRGEERTIEVKIGRMAGKVYSVKAEFDQVAAWANDLGVPVRIVARQVEEAAWQAVRRSDDGV from the coding sequence ATGCGCGTACTCTTCTTTGACCCGCTGCACGGCGCAGCAGGGGATATGGTGACCGGGGCACTGCTGGACTGCGGGGCGGATCAGTCCCTGGTCATACAGGCGATGCGGTCGGTGGTCGGGGAACCGACCATCTCAATCGTGGACAGGGCAGGGATCAGGGCCGTCCACGTGGTCACCCATGCCGGCCCGGCTCCTCGGACCCTGGAGCAGGTGCTCGCGATCGTCAGGGCAGCCGACGCACCAGAGGAGGCGATCCGGATGGCCGAAGGGGTGTACCACCGGATTCATACCGCAGAGTCTGCGATCCATGGAGACCATGCCCACTTCCATGAGGTCGGGGCAGATGACGCGATCGCCGATGTGCTCGGGGCCTGTACAGCCCTTCATTCCCTCCACCTTGAGGGGGTCGTGGTCCTCCCGGTGCTGCTCGGGACCGGGACGGTCGATGGGGCTCATGGGAGGTACCCCCTCCCGGCCCCGGCGACCCTGGCCCTGATCGAGGACGGCCGGCTCGAAGTCCTGTTCAGCGGAGAGGAGGGGGAGACCTGTACCCCAACCGGAGCCGCCCTGCTCGCTGCGTTTCAGACCATCTCCCGACAACAGGTGGCGTCGTTCCGAGTCGAACGGATCGGGTATGGGGCAGGGACCAGGAACCCAGAAAAGACCCCCAACGTGCTGCGGGTGATGCTCGTCGAGACTGGGGAGGTCACATCAGGGGATACGGTCGATCTGCTTGAGACGAACGTCGACGACGTGACTGGGGAGGTACTGGCCAACACCCTCTCGCACCTGATCGATGCCGGTGCACGCGACGCTTCAGCCGCCCCGCTGCTGATGAAGAAGGGGCGGGCCGGGTACCTGATCAGGGTGATCTGCAGTCCGGACAGGAGTGGTGCCTTAGCTCGCGTGATGGCAGAGGAACTCGGGACGCTCGGCGTCCGATGCTCGCCGCTGATCCACCGGTTCGTCGCAGAGCGGGCGATTGAACAGGTCACCACCCGGGTCCGGGGAGAAGAGCGGACTATCGAAGTGAAGATTGGCAGGATGGCAGGGAAAGTATATAGCGTGAAAGCAGAGTTTGATCAGGTAGCAGCCTGGGCGAACGACCTCGGGGTACCGGTGCGGATCGTCGCCAGGCAGGTCGAAGAGGCTGCCTGGCAGGCGGTCAGACGGAGCGATGATGGAGTATAA
- a CDS encoding CDC48 family AAA ATPase produces the protein MPEIYLKVDSAYPEDQGGGKARLDPETMLQLRVSPGDIVMIEGRRRTVAKVWRALVTDWNQGKIRIDNLTRANAGVSIGDRVRITSITDEIEAKRVVLAPPEDLPHNIPINYDHAINGLIDFPMMMNDSVPIRQGFPFMQPQIIAFKAVVVEPEEAVIITRNTEIEFSEKPAVGFEGLKRISYEDIGGLSYELQRVRETIELPMRHPELFRKLGIEPPKGVLLYGPPGTGKTLIAKAVASESGAHFIAIAGPEVISKYYGESEQRLREVFEEARENAPAIIFIDELDSIAPRREDVTGEVERRVVAQLLTMMDGLEERGEVVVIGATNRVDAIDPALRRPGRFDREIEIGVPGEGDRAEIMKIHTRGMPLAPDVNVDDLAQQTFGFVGADLAALAREAAIRALRRYLPDIDLEVDEIPEDILDRLEVQSRDFRAAHRDVGPSAMREVMLEVSHVTWADVGGLEAAKQEVREAVEYPLTDRTRFEVLGIEPPKGVLLYGPPGTGKTLIAKAAAHESGANFIPVRGPQLLSKWVGESERAVREIFKKARQVAPSLIFFDEMDALAPTRGGGSDSHVIESVLNQILTEMDGLQELKDVAVMGATNRPDIVDPALLRPGRFDRLVYIGEPGPDDRKMILRIHTRLMPIEGSPMEDLVADIEGIGEQEMEAAVNRLGKGRTFTLEEAKAVFAGIPRESKEKISSIDLRRRLVEHLVSRRLVLQDPARDELMATLSAQTEGFVGSDLEALCREAGMFALREGATTLAPRHFTAAAAKVHATMNQRVRDYYQKIQQFFKGGLPQEVQPPEYQ, from the coding sequence ATGCCGGAAATATATCTGAAGGTGGACAGTGCCTATCCCGAGGACCAGGGAGGCGGAAAGGCACGTCTGGACCCTGAGACGATGCTCCAGCTTCGTGTCTCACCAGGTGATATCGTGATGATCGAGGGGAGGCGCAGGACCGTCGCCAAGGTCTGGCGTGCCCTGGTCACTGACTGGAACCAGGGGAAGATCAGGATCGACAACCTGACCCGTGCCAATGCCGGTGTGAGTATAGGGGATCGGGTCAGGATCACCTCTATCACCGATGAGATCGAGGCGAAACGGGTCGTGCTGGCCCCGCCTGAGGATCTTCCACATAATATTCCGATCAACTACGATCATGCGATCAACGGTCTGATCGACTTTCCGATGATGATGAACGACTCGGTCCCGATCAGGCAGGGGTTCCCGTTCATGCAGCCGCAGATCATCGCTTTCAAGGCGGTCGTCGTCGAGCCCGAGGAGGCGGTGATCATCACCCGGAATACCGAGATCGAATTCAGCGAGAAACCGGCCGTCGGGTTTGAAGGGTTGAAGCGAATCTCATACGAGGACATCGGCGGGCTCAGTTACGAGCTGCAGCGGGTTCGTGAGACGATCGAGCTGCCGATGCGCCACCCGGAACTCTTCCGGAAACTCGGGATCGAGCCGCCGAAGGGTGTGCTGCTGTACGGCCCGCCCGGCACCGGCAAGACACTGATCGCAAAGGCGGTGGCCAGCGAGAGCGGTGCCCATTTCATCGCGATCGCCGGGCCTGAGGTGATCTCCAAGTACTACGGTGAGAGCGAACAGCGGCTTCGCGAGGTCTTTGAGGAGGCCCGCGAGAACGCTCCGGCGATCATCTTCATCGACGAACTCGACTCGATCGCACCACGGCGCGAGGACGTGACCGGCGAGGTGGAGCGGCGGGTCGTGGCCCAGTTGCTGACGATGATGGACGGGCTTGAGGAGCGGGGCGAGGTCGTGGTGATCGGAGCCACAAACCGGGTCGATGCGATCGATCCCGCACTCCGCCGTCCCGGCCGGTTCGATCGGGAGATCGAGATTGGGGTGCCCGGCGAGGGTGACCGGGCCGAGATCATGAAGATCCATACCCGGGGGATGCCGCTCGCCCCTGACGTGAACGTCGACGACCTGGCCCAGCAGACCTTCGGGTTCGTCGGTGCCGACCTGGCCGCTCTGGCCCGTGAGGCCGCAATACGGGCACTCCGGCGATACCTGCCGGATATCGACCTGGAGGTCGACGAGATCCCTGAGGACATACTCGACCGGCTCGAGGTCCAGAGCCGGGACTTCCGGGCGGCCCATCGGGACGTCGGCCCGAGTGCCATGCGGGAGGTGATGCTCGAGGTCTCGCATGTGACCTGGGCTGACGTCGGTGGTCTCGAAGCAGCCAAGCAGGAGGTTCGGGAGGCCGTCGAGTACCCGCTGACCGACCGCACCCGGTTCGAGGTGCTCGGGATCGAGCCACCGAAGGGTGTGCTGTTGTACGGCCCGCCCGGCACCGGCAAGACGCTGATCGCGAAGGCCGCAGCCCATGAGAGCGGAGCCAACTTCATTCCGGTCCGGGGTCCGCAGCTCCTCTCCAAGTGGGTCGGCGAGAGCGAGCGGGCTGTTCGAGAGATCTTCAAGAAGGCCCGGCAGGTCGCCCCGTCGTTGATCTTCTTCGACGAGATGGACGCGCTCGCCCCGACCAGGGGAGGCGGGTCCGACTCGCATGTGATCGAGAGCGTTCTGAACCAGATCCTGACCGAGATGGACGGTCTGCAGGAGCTCAAGGACGTGGCCGTAATGGGGGCCACGAACCGGCCCGACATTGTCGACCCAGCCCTCCTCCGGCCCGGCCGTTTCGACCGGCTCGTCTATATCGGAGAACCCGGGCCTGATGACCGGAAGATGATCCTTCGGATCCACACCCGGCTGATGCCGATCGAGGGATCCCCGATGGAGGATCTGGTGGCCGACATCGAAGGTATCGGTGAGCAGGAGATGGAGGCTGCTGTGAACCGCCTCGGTAAGGGAAGAACCTTCACCCTTGAGGAGGCGAAGGCCGTCTTCGCTGGCATCCCGCGGGAGAGTAAAGAGAAGATCTCCTCAATTGATCTCCGTCGGCGGCTGGTAGAGCATCTGGTCTCCCGCCGGCTGGTTCTGCAGGATCCTGCCCGGGATGAGTTGATGGCCACCCTTTCAGCACAGACCGAGGGTTTTGTCGGTTCCGACCTTGAGGCCCTCTGCAGGGAGGCAGGGATGTTCGCCCTTCGGGAAGGGGCCACCACCCTGGCCCCCCGTCACTTCACTGCAGCGGCGGCGAAGGTGCATGCAACGATGAACCAGCGGGTCCGGGACTATTATCAGAAGATCCAGCAGTTCTTCAAGGGCGGTCTCCCGCAGGAAGTCCAGCCTCCCGAGTATCAGTAG